One region of Microbacterium rhizosphaerae genomic DNA includes:
- a CDS encoding aldo/keto reductase, with the protein MRDVLTRLGPLGFGAAQFGNLNVETDDQTCHAAVEAAWGAGIRYFDTAPHYGLGLSERRLGAALADRPRDQFVVSTKAGRLLEPNPDYRRGDLDDQGFRVPATSRRRWDFSRDGILRSLESSLDRLGLDRVDIVYLHDPDEHWESASTTGVSALIELRDEGVIGAVGVGMNQSAIPARFVAECDIDVVMLAGRYTLLDQSALDDLLPLALDRDVAIVAAGVYNSGILSSVHVSDAAAYDYGQAPAELIEHARLIAKHAEAIDVTLPEAAVRFPFTHPAVRTVVLGMRTARHVASGAQRMHASVPDALWTDLANSSLIDPRCASTAASPFQGADS; encoded by the coding sequence ATGCGTGATGTGCTCACCCGGCTGGGCCCACTCGGGTTCGGTGCGGCGCAGTTCGGGAACCTGAACGTCGAGACCGACGATCAGACGTGCCACGCGGCGGTGGAGGCTGCGTGGGGCGCCGGCATCCGCTATTTCGACACCGCCCCGCACTACGGTCTCGGCCTGTCCGAGCGGCGCCTCGGCGCAGCCCTCGCTGATCGCCCGCGCGACCAGTTCGTCGTGTCGACCAAAGCCGGGCGACTGCTCGAGCCGAACCCCGACTATCGCAGGGGGGACCTCGACGATCAGGGCTTCCGCGTGCCGGCGACGAGCCGTCGCCGCTGGGACTTCTCCCGCGACGGGATCCTGCGCTCCCTGGAGTCCAGTCTCGACCGGCTCGGCCTCGACCGTGTCGACATCGTCTATCTGCACGATCCGGACGAGCATTGGGAGTCCGCGTCGACGACGGGTGTGAGTGCCCTGATCGAGCTGCGCGACGAGGGCGTGATCGGTGCGGTCGGGGTTGGGATGAACCAGTCGGCGATACCGGCGCGGTTCGTCGCGGAGTGCGACATCGATGTCGTCATGCTCGCCGGCCGGTACACGTTGCTGGATCAATCGGCCCTCGACGACCTGCTCCCGCTCGCACTCGACCGGGATGTCGCCATCGTCGCCGCCGGGGTCTACAACTCGGGCATCCTCAGCTCCGTGCACGTGTCCGACGCCGCGGCATACGACTATGGACAGGCGCCGGCGGAGCTGATCGAGCACGCCCGGCTGATCGCCAAGCACGCCGAAGCGATCGATGTGACGCTGCCCGAGGCCGCCGTGAGATTCCCGTTCACCCATCCCGCGGTCCGCACCGTCGTCCTCGGGATGCGCACCGCGCGGCACGTCGCATCCGGCGCACAACGCATGCACGCATCCGTCCCTGACGCGCTCTGGACGGACCTGGCCAACTCCTCCCTCATCGATCCCCGCTGCGCGAGTACCGCAGCATCCCCCTTCCAAGGAGCAGACTCATGA
- a CDS encoding enolase C-terminal domain-like protein, which yields MKIVSVDVLLSDEPAVDPAFAWRHGLPGSEPARTTGWLVLTTDAGIRGYAQSSRGVILADLVERRLRQELIGADPLRREWLWHRMWELDRIENFPTYVIGVVDDALWDIAGKAAGEPVHRLIGSFRDSIPAYASTVTYSSIQEYLDVADQCLELGYSAIKLHAWGDPREDARLIASLREHVGGDVPLMYDGSAGFDLLDAVYVGRALTDAGYLWYEEPMREFNITAYKRLAERVDVPLLVAEVSAGAHMNTADFIASGCASAVRTGTALRGGVTGALRIAHLADSFHLRAEVHGMGLPNTHLCMSIPNTTYFESLVSSNPVTRGPEVDALGLVHAPTAPGMGYEELWGADAPAIASHAMSYR from the coding sequence ATGAAGATCGTCTCCGTCGACGTCCTCCTCTCAGACGAGCCCGCCGTGGACCCGGCCTTCGCTTGGCGTCACGGGCTGCCCGGCTCGGAGCCGGCCCGCACGACGGGGTGGCTCGTCCTCACCACCGACGCGGGCATCAGGGGTTACGCGCAGTCGAGCCGGGGGGTGATCCTGGCCGACCTTGTGGAGCGCCGACTCCGTCAGGAGCTCATCGGCGCCGATCCGCTCCGTCGTGAGTGGCTGTGGCATCGGATGTGGGAGCTCGACCGGATCGAGAACTTCCCGACGTACGTCATCGGCGTGGTTGACGACGCCCTCTGGGATATCGCCGGGAAGGCGGCCGGCGAGCCGGTGCACCGTCTCATCGGGTCGTTCCGCGACTCGATCCCGGCCTATGCCTCGACCGTCACGTATTCCAGCATCCAGGAGTATCTCGACGTCGCCGACCAGTGCCTGGAACTCGGATACAGCGCCATCAAGCTGCACGCGTGGGGCGACCCGCGCGAAGACGCCCGCCTCATCGCCTCGCTCCGTGAGCATGTGGGCGGGGATGTGCCGCTCATGTACGACGGGTCGGCGGGCTTCGACCTGCTCGACGCGGTCTACGTCGGCCGGGCCCTCACCGATGCGGGTTACCTCTGGTATGAGGAGCCGATGCGCGAGTTCAACATCACCGCGTACAAGCGACTCGCCGAACGCGTCGACGTCCCCCTGCTGGTGGCCGAGGTCAGTGCCGGCGCGCACATGAACACCGCCGACTTCATCGCGAGCGGCTGCGCGTCCGCAGTCCGCACAGGGACCGCGCTTCGAGGCGGGGTCACCGGCGCGCTGCGCATCGCGCACCTCGCCGACTCGTTCCACCTGCGCGCCGAGGTGCACGGCATGGGGCTGCCCAACACGCACCTGTGCATGTCGATCCCGAACACGACCTACTTCGAGAGTCTCGTCTCCTCCAACCCCGTGACTCGTGGGCCCGAAGTCGACGCCCTCGGACTCGTCCATGCTCCGACGGCCCCCGGGATGGGCTATGAGGAGCTGTGGGGAGCCGACGCGCCCGCCATCGCCTCCCACGCCATGTCCTACCGCTGA
- a CDS encoding SDR family NAD(P)-dependent oxidoreductase: MTGVKDLAVVITGGLSGIGRATAEAFLAAGARVGILDVGAAEPPVGAVFHAADVRNRDQVRSAVDTLAEDLGGIDVVVNNAGVSAVGAIDENTDEDWARVLDINVTGIARVTAAALPHLRRSGAASVVNLCSVAALNGLPQRALYSASKGAVLSLTYAMATDHVAEGIRVNCVRPGTVSGPFVDAMLQRFPDPVAERRALDNRQATGRMVTPQEVAAAIVFLSSRESASITGTALDIDGGMTHLRVRHDTQETR; the protein is encoded by the coding sequence ATGACCGGGGTGAAAGACCTGGCCGTGGTCATCACCGGGGGACTCTCGGGTATCGGCCGGGCCACGGCGGAAGCATTCCTCGCCGCCGGGGCCCGCGTCGGGATCCTCGACGTCGGTGCGGCCGAACCACCCGTCGGCGCGGTCTTCCACGCTGCGGATGTCCGTAACCGCGACCAGGTTCGCTCCGCGGTCGACACGCTTGCGGAAGACCTCGGCGGCATCGATGTCGTCGTCAACAATGCAGGAGTCAGTGCGGTCGGCGCCATCGACGAGAACACCGACGAGGACTGGGCGCGGGTGCTGGACATCAACGTCACTGGCATCGCCCGGGTCACCGCCGCCGCCCTGCCGCATCTGCGGCGGTCCGGTGCCGCATCCGTCGTGAACCTCTGCTCGGTGGCTGCGCTGAACGGGCTGCCGCAGCGCGCACTGTACTCCGCCTCCAAGGGCGCGGTGCTCTCCCTCACCTACGCGATGGCCACAGACCACGTCGCGGAAGGGATCCGTGTGAACTGCGTGCGCCCGGGAACGGTGTCCGGTCCGTTCGTGGACGCCATGCTGCAGCGCTTCCCCGACCCGGTCGCGGAACGGCGCGCGCTGGACAACCGGCAGGCCACCGGCCGCATGGTCACCCCGCAGGAGGTCGCCGCCGCGATCGTCTTCCTCTCCAGCCGGGAGTCGGCTTCCATCACCGGCACCGCGCTCGACATCGACGGCGGGATGACCCACCTCCGCGTCCGCCACGACACCCAGGAGACCCGATGA
- a CDS encoding L-rhamnose mutarotase, with amino-acid sequence MQRYGSVVRLRPERQDEYLRLHADVWPAVLAQISRSNITNFSIFLRDGYLFSYYEYVGEDFAADMAAMAADSDTRRWWAITDACQERLDTAAAGEQWAPMTEVFHHA; translated from the coding sequence ATGCAAAGGTACGGATCCGTGGTCCGGTTGCGCCCGGAGCGGCAAGACGAGTATCTGCGGCTGCACGCCGATGTGTGGCCAGCGGTGCTCGCGCAGATCAGCCGCAGCAACATCACGAACTTCTCGATCTTCCTGCGAGACGGGTACCTGTTCTCGTACTACGAGTACGTGGGCGAGGACTTCGCGGCCGACATGGCAGCCATGGCCGCCGACTCGGACACGCGGCGCTGGTGGGCGATCACCGACGCGTGCCAGGAGCGCCTGGACACGGCCGCCGCCGGCGAGCAGTGGGCACCCATGACGGAAGTGTTCCACCATGCGTGA
- a CDS encoding amidohydrolase family protein: MVVIDAHQHVWDLEQVSYPWLTPETGILRRTYAIEELIPDLDACGVDATILVQAADSVEDTRWMQRVAARHPRVAGIVGWVPLEDPARAADLLDDYASDPRIVGIRHLIHNEPDGDWLVRPAVQDGLALLAERGLTFDVVAVNERHLRHVSTIAKNHPSLRLVIDHLGKPPIAAGEWMPWAGALAEAAEGPNVYAKLSGLNTAAAAGWAARDLAPYVDHAFEVFGAERLMYGGDWPVTLLAGDYRSVWQATAELLAERSEAERAAVLGGTAASFYRIDERALLRPSTTV, encoded by the coding sequence GTGGTTGTCATCGATGCCCACCAGCATGTCTGGGATCTCGAGCAGGTCTCGTATCCGTGGTTGACCCCCGAGACCGGAATCCTCCGCCGCACCTACGCGATCGAGGAACTCATCCCCGATCTGGACGCGTGCGGGGTGGATGCGACGATCCTGGTGCAGGCGGCGGACTCGGTGGAGGACACGCGGTGGATGCAGCGCGTCGCCGCCCGCCATCCGCGGGTGGCGGGGATCGTCGGCTGGGTGCCGTTGGAGGATCCTGCGCGGGCCGCGGATCTCCTCGACGACTACGCGTCGGATCCTCGCATCGTCGGCATCCGCCACCTCATCCACAACGAGCCCGATGGGGACTGGCTGGTGCGACCGGCCGTGCAAGACGGACTCGCACTGCTCGCCGAGCGCGGCCTGACCTTCGACGTCGTCGCGGTGAACGAGCGCCATCTTCGCCACGTGTCGACGATCGCGAAGAATCACCCGTCGCTTCGTCTGGTCATAGATCACCTCGGGAAGCCTCCGATCGCGGCGGGGGAATGGATGCCGTGGGCCGGCGCTCTCGCCGAGGCCGCGGAGGGCCCGAACGTGTACGCGAAGCTGTCCGGGCTGAACACCGCCGCGGCGGCCGGCTGGGCGGCGCGGGATCTCGCGCCGTACGTGGATCACGCGTTCGAGGTGTTCGGGGCGGAGCGGCTGATGTACGGAGGGGACTGGCCGGTCACCTTGCTTGCTGGGGACTACAGGTCTGTCTGGCAGGCGACCGCGGAACTTCTGGCCGAACGCTCGGAGGCGGAGCGGGCCGCCGTGCTCGGCGGCACGGCCGCATCGTTCTACCGCATCGACGAGCGGGCGCTGCTGCGCCCATCGACGACCGTCTGA
- a CDS encoding L-fuconate dehydratase, whose translation MTKITDVEVVDVRFPTSLSADGSDAMNKDADYSAAYVILRTDDPSLTGHGFTFTIGRGTDICVLAARHRAEPLLGADVDELLDDLGGTYRALKADSQLRWLGPEKGVEHLAMAAVMNALWDMAARRAGKPLWRLLADMPAEQLVDIADLQYLSDALTRDEAIGLLRKLEPTRAERIAELERTGYPCYTTSAGWLGYSDEKMRRLLREALDAGYRHVKLKVGADLQEDIRRCRIAREVIGPDAHLMIDANQVWDVPQAIDWVGALAEFKPLWIEEPTSPDDVLGHAAIRRAVAPIGVATGEHGMNRVLFKQLFQANAIDFCQLDSARLASINEILAVYLMAKKFGIPVCPHAGGVGLCELVQHLSIFDYIAVSGTLENRVTEFVDHLHEHFVDPCIVENGAYRVPTAPGYSAEMHEESLREYAYPDGTYWAARTRFRGVRTQAAVG comes from the coding sequence ATGACCAAGATCACCGACGTCGAAGTCGTCGACGTGCGCTTCCCCACCTCTCTGTCCGCGGACGGCTCGGATGCGATGAACAAGGATGCGGACTATTCCGCCGCCTACGTCATCCTTCGCACGGACGACCCGAGCCTGACCGGGCATGGATTCACGTTCACGATCGGACGCGGCACCGACATCTGCGTGCTGGCCGCGCGGCACCGCGCGGAACCGCTCCTCGGAGCTGACGTCGACGAGTTGCTCGACGATCTCGGTGGGACCTACCGTGCGCTCAAGGCGGACTCGCAGCTGCGGTGGCTGGGACCCGAGAAGGGTGTCGAGCATCTCGCGATGGCGGCAGTCATGAACGCTCTGTGGGACATGGCGGCTCGTCGGGCAGGCAAGCCGCTCTGGCGGCTGCTCGCGGATATGCCGGCCGAGCAGCTCGTGGACATCGCGGACCTGCAGTACCTCAGCGACGCTCTCACACGTGACGAGGCAATCGGGTTGTTGCGGAAGCTCGAACCCACGCGCGCCGAGCGGATCGCCGAGCTGGAGCGCACCGGATACCCGTGCTACACCACCAGTGCGGGGTGGCTTGGCTATTCCGACGAGAAGATGCGGCGCCTCCTGCGCGAGGCGCTCGACGCCGGATACCGGCATGTCAAGCTCAAGGTCGGCGCCGATCTGCAGGAGGACATCCGCCGCTGCCGCATCGCGCGGGAGGTGATCGGGCCCGACGCGCACCTCATGATCGACGCCAACCAAGTGTGGGACGTGCCGCAGGCGATCGACTGGGTGGGCGCGCTCGCCGAGTTCAAACCTCTCTGGATCGAAGAGCCCACAAGCCCCGATGACGTCCTCGGTCATGCCGCGATCCGCCGCGCCGTCGCCCCCATCGGCGTCGCCACCGGAGAGCACGGCATGAACCGCGTCCTCTTCAAGCAACTCTTCCAAGCGAACGCCATCGACTTCTGCCAGCTGGATTCGGCGCGTCTCGCGAGCATCAACGAGATCCTCGCCGTCTACCTGATGGCGAAGAAGTTCGGCATCCCTGTGTGCCCGCATGCGGGCGGCGTGGGCTTGTGCGAGCTCGTCCAGCACCTCTCGATCTTCGACTACATCGCGGTCTCGGGCACCCTGGAGAACCGGGTCACCGAATTCGTCGATCACCTGCACGAGCATTTCGTCGACCCCTGCATCGTCGAGAACGGCGCGTACCGCGTGCCTACCGCACCCGGCTATTCCGCCGAGATGCACGAGGAGTCGTTGCGGGAATACGCGTATCCGGACGGCACGTATTGGGCGGCTCGGACCCGGTTCCGCGGCGTCCGCACCCAGGCCGCCGTCGGCTGA
- a CDS encoding FadR/GntR family transcriptional regulator: MAVTDEAISKIREMITSGELAPGDRLPPEKELSERLGLSRSSLREAVKALEVIRILDVRRGDGTYVTSLEPRLLLEALSFVVDLHSDRSVLEIFAVRRILEPAATDLATRAATDEEVDRLAAILDLVDPGGSIEGLVDHDLAFHQAIADISGNEYLSRLLESMSGGTVRARVWRGITQHGASERTIAEQASILAAMRSRDAQLASALTCAHVAGIEQWLRSDMESRS; this comes from the coding sequence ATGGCCGTCACTGACGAGGCGATCTCGAAGATCCGAGAGATGATCACCTCCGGAGAACTCGCCCCCGGCGATCGCCTGCCACCCGAGAAGGAGCTCAGCGAGCGCCTCGGTCTGTCGAGGAGCTCGCTCCGCGAGGCGGTCAAGGCCCTGGAGGTCATCCGCATCCTCGATGTCCGACGCGGAGACGGCACTTACGTGACCAGTTTGGAGCCCCGCCTGCTGCTCGAAGCGCTTTCGTTCGTGGTCGACCTGCACTCGGACCGTTCCGTGCTCGAGATCTTCGCGGTCCGCCGCATCCTGGAACCTGCAGCGACGGACCTCGCGACCCGTGCGGCCACCGACGAAGAGGTCGATCGCCTCGCCGCGATCCTCGATTTGGTGGACCCGGGCGGATCCATCGAGGGCCTTGTGGATCACGACCTCGCCTTTCACCAGGCGATTGCCGACATCTCGGGTAACGAGTACCTGAGCCGACTGCTCGAATCGATGTCCGGGGGTACGGTTCGTGCGCGAGTCTGGCGCGGCATCACCCAGCATGGCGCGAGTGAACGCACGATTGCGGAGCAGGCATCGATCCTTGCCGCGATGCGCTCGCGTGACGCGCAGCTGGCTTCCGCGTTGACATGTGCGCACGTCGCCGGGATCGAGCAGTGGCTGCGATCGGACATGGAGAGTCGATCTTGA
- a CDS encoding fumarylacetoacetate hydrolase family protein, with product MKFSRLGAPGSEIPVVHLDGSTYDLRPLTSDIDGAFLASGPVARVAETVDAGDLEPLPDASSLRIGAPIARPGKLICVGLNYAGHAAETGAKIPAEPIIFLKGSDTVVGPYDDVLIPRGSTKTDWEVELGVVIGRTARYLGPDDDALDYIAGYVVSHDVSEREFQLERGGQWTKGKSCETFNPLGPWLVTADEVPDPQALALSLQVNGVPRQASTTDDMIFPVAELIRYLSGFMVLEPGDLINTGTPAGVGLGIEGNPYLRDGDVVELTIEGLGAARQKLVQA from the coding sequence ATGAAGTTCTCCCGACTCGGCGCACCGGGCAGCGAGATCCCCGTCGTCCATCTCGACGGATCCACCTACGACCTGCGACCGCTCACCAGTGACATCGATGGAGCCTTCCTGGCGTCGGGCCCGGTCGCCCGGGTTGCCGAGACCGTCGACGCCGGGGACCTCGAGCCGCTACCGGACGCGTCGTCGTTACGGATCGGGGCTCCGATCGCCCGCCCGGGAAAACTCATCTGCGTCGGCCTGAACTACGCCGGGCACGCGGCGGAAACGGGCGCCAAGATCCCGGCCGAGCCGATCATCTTCCTCAAGGGCTCCGACACGGTGGTCGGTCCGTATGACGATGTGCTGATCCCGCGCGGGTCGACGAAGACCGACTGGGAGGTCGAGCTGGGCGTCGTGATCGGGCGCACCGCCAGGTACCTCGGACCCGACGACGACGCGCTCGACTACATCGCCGGGTACGTGGTGTCGCATGACGTGTCGGAGCGGGAGTTCCAGCTCGAACGCGGCGGCCAATGGACCAAGGGCAAGAGCTGCGAGACCTTCAACCCGCTCGGTCCCTGGTTGGTCACGGCCGACGAGGTCCCCGACCCGCAGGCGCTCGCCTTGTCGCTGCAGGTCAACGGTGTGCCGCGCCAGGCCAGCACGACGGACGACATGATCTTCCCCGTCGCGGAACTCATCCGCTACCTCAGCGGGTTCATGGTGCTTGAGCCGGGCGACCTGATCAACACCGGCACGCCCGCGGGCGTCGGCCTCGGCATCGAAGGCAACCCGTACCTGCGGGACGGCGACGTCGTGGAACTGACGATCGAGGGTTTGGGCGCGGCACGGCAGAAGCTGGTGCAGGCATGA
- a CDS encoding aldehyde dehydrogenase (NADP(+)) — MTATSTIEDVTAKVDAAVGAFDRLRRMSPAERAALLDAIAYALEANATTLVPLAQRESHLSPPRLTGELGRTTYQLRSFAQHLRTGDFAGVVIDHAKADTPLGPTPDLRRHLIPLGPVAVYSASNFPFAFSVAGGDTASALAAGCPVVVKAHSGHPELSAATTAIVQGALASAGAPDGTLDVVYGQNAGVSLLQNPRVSAGAFTGSTAGGRALFDVAAARPRPIPFYGELGSVNPVIVSREASGCRAEEIATGLVDSFTLGGGQFCTKPGVVFVPEGSAIPELARKAVRNAPAQQLLNDRITAAYTAAEPHFHAVPGVDTLVRGAATEEGVTPSLFRTPLASLLAHSDTLLEERFGPSAVLIEYPSDANLASLLDPFDGSLTVTIHALGADDAGVADALDRATLIAGRVVWNGWPTGVAVSPAMTHGGPYPSSTNALHTSVGVTAIRRFQRPVTFQNAPDALLPEPLRDAKPLV, encoded by the coding sequence ATGACCGCCACTTCCACGATTGAAGACGTCACTGCGAAGGTGGATGCCGCCGTCGGCGCGTTCGATCGGCTGCGCCGGATGAGCCCGGCCGAACGTGCCGCGCTCCTGGACGCCATCGCCTACGCCCTCGAGGCGAACGCGACGACGCTCGTGCCACTCGCGCAGCGGGAATCCCATCTATCGCCGCCGCGACTGACAGGCGAACTGGGCCGCACGACGTACCAGCTTCGCTCCTTTGCGCAGCACCTACGAACCGGCGACTTCGCCGGCGTCGTCATCGACCACGCGAAGGCCGACACCCCGCTCGGGCCAACGCCCGACCTGCGCCGACACCTGATTCCGCTTGGACCCGTCGCGGTGTACTCGGCGAGCAACTTCCCCTTCGCATTCAGCGTCGCCGGCGGCGACACCGCCTCGGCGCTCGCCGCCGGGTGCCCCGTGGTCGTCAAGGCGCACTCGGGACACCCCGAGCTGTCCGCGGCAACCACCGCCATCGTGCAGGGCGCCCTCGCCTCGGCCGGAGCCCCGGACGGCACGCTCGACGTGGTCTACGGCCAAAACGCCGGGGTGAGCCTTCTGCAGAACCCGCGAGTGTCAGCGGGGGCGTTCACCGGCTCCACGGCCGGCGGACGCGCCCTGTTCGACGTGGCCGCGGCGCGGCCCCGACCCATCCCGTTCTACGGCGAGCTCGGCAGCGTGAACCCTGTGATCGTGTCCCGGGAGGCATCCGGATGCCGCGCTGAGGAGATCGCGACCGGACTCGTGGACTCTTTCACGCTCGGCGGGGGGCAGTTCTGCACCAAACCCGGTGTCGTGTTCGTGCCCGAAGGCTCGGCGATTCCCGAACTCGCCCGGAAGGCCGTGAGGAACGCGCCGGCACAGCAGCTGCTCAATGACCGCATCACGGCGGCCTACACCGCCGCCGAGCCGCACTTTCATGCGGTGCCGGGCGTGGACACCCTGGTACGCGGCGCAGCGACCGAGGAAGGGGTCACTCCCAGCCTCTTCCGAACACCGCTGGCGAGCCTGCTCGCGCACTCCGACACACTCCTGGAAGAGCGGTTCGGCCCCAGCGCGGTCCTCATCGAATACCCGTCCGACGCGAACCTCGCGTCGCTGCTGGATCCATTCGACGGCAGCCTGACCGTGACGATCCATGCGCTCGGCGCGGACGACGCCGGCGTCGCGGACGCCCTCGATCGAGCCACCCTCATCGCCGGTCGTGTCGTCTGGAATGGCTGGCCCACGGGTGTCGCGGTGTCGCCCGCGATGACCCACGGCGGCCCCTACCCATCCTCGACGAACGCGCTCCACACGTCGGTCGGCGTCACGGCGATCCGACGATTCCAACGCCCTGTGACCTTCCAGAACGCGCCGGATGCGTTGCTTCCCGAACCTCTGCGCGATGCGAAACCGTTGGTCTGA
- a CDS encoding mandelate racemase/muconate lactonizing enzyme family protein, whose product MTTILRAEARLIDIPVETVRTDAMQSFLKQETLIVRIETSDGLVGTGYSYTIGTGGRAVLAMLREHLLPILPGLDSTRIEAIWQTLAGSTRATQVGAITSLALAAIDTALWDIASLRAGLPLWKLSGGAMEKAPLYDTEGGWLHLTIDELVDNALESQANGWHGVKVKVGKPRIEEDAARIGALRDALGPDVDIMVDANQSLTAARAIQLAHALEPFQVGWLEEPLPADDLSGHARLAASTTIPIAVGESMYSVGHFRNYLEHQAASVIQVDVARVGGITPWLKVAHLAESFNVDVCPHFLMELHVSLVCAIPNGRYVEHIPQLRGVTTTRLEVRDGHAIAPSTPGLGIDWNPDALDALTVA is encoded by the coding sequence ATGACCACCATCCTGCGCGCCGAGGCGCGACTGATTGACATCCCGGTGGAAACCGTCCGCACCGACGCGATGCAGAGCTTCCTCAAGCAGGAGACCCTGATCGTGCGGATCGAGACATCGGACGGGTTGGTCGGCACCGGCTACTCGTACACGATCGGCACCGGCGGCCGCGCCGTGCTGGCCATGTTGCGGGAGCATCTGCTGCCGATCCTGCCGGGGCTGGACTCGACCCGGATCGAGGCCATCTGGCAGACCCTCGCCGGCTCGACCCGGGCCACCCAGGTCGGGGCGATCACCTCCCTCGCCCTCGCCGCGATCGACACCGCGCTGTGGGACATCGCAAGCCTGCGCGCGGGACTCCCGCTGTGGAAGCTCTCCGGCGGGGCGATGGAGAAGGCTCCCCTGTATGACACCGAGGGCGGATGGCTGCACCTGACGATCGACGAACTCGTCGACAACGCGCTCGAGTCCCAGGCGAACGGGTGGCACGGGGTGAAAGTCAAGGTCGGCAAGCCCCGGATCGAGGAGGACGCCGCCCGGATCGGGGCGCTGCGCGACGCCCTCGGCCCGGACGTCGACATCATGGTCGACGCGAACCAGTCCCTCACCGCGGCGCGCGCCATCCAGCTCGCGCACGCCCTCGAACCGTTCCAGGTCGGGTGGCTCGAGGAGCCGCTTCCCGCCGACGACCTGTCCGGGCACGCCCGGCTCGCCGCATCCACCACCATCCCGATCGCGGTGGGGGAGTCGATGTACTCGGTCGGCCACTTCCGGAACTACCTCGAACACCAGGCGGCCAGCGTGATCCAGGTCGACGTCGCCCGCGTGGGCGGCATCACACCCTGGCTGAAGGTCGCCCACCTCGCCGAGTCATTCAACGTCGACGTCTGCCCGCACTTCCTCATGGAACTGCACGTGAGCCTCGTGTGCGCCATCCCCAACGGGCGGTACGTCGAACACATCCCGCAGCTGCGTGGAGTCACCACCACCCGACTCGAGGTGCGCGACGGCCACGCGATCGCCCCCTCGACCCCGGGCCTCGGCATCGACTGGAACCCCGACGCCCTCGACGCCCTGACCGTGGCCTGA
- a CDS encoding carbohydrate ABC transporter permease, which translates to MTSQLAPAQPGVSNEPPTTRERSRRRRKRTRISAAGVVRLLLLFGFAVFCLVPLVWLLFAPTKTNAEMATGNPLSFGSIQTALLAWQHLVQYNGGVVYAWMANSVFYSVGSVVLSVAVAVPAAYALATMRFAGRKLILTLTLVAMVVPATAVVLPLFLELNAVHLTNTAASVILPAAFYPFGVYLAYVYFATSLPRELLEAARIDGCGEVRVFLHTALPLAKPIIAILVFFSFVANWSNYFLPFVMLSDTGLYNLPVGLGNLISGTGALNPAMGATDLPIHYPEAALAGLIVVVPVAILFIAFQRFLIRGLLSGSVKS; encoded by the coding sequence ATGACCTCGCAACTCGCCCCAGCCCAACCCGGCGTCTCGAACGAACCCCCCACGACCCGGGAGCGATCCCGACGTCGCCGCAAGCGCACGAGGATCTCCGCAGCGGGTGTCGTCCGACTGCTCCTGCTGTTCGGGTTCGCCGTCTTCTGCCTCGTCCCCCTCGTCTGGCTCCTCTTCGCACCGACCAAGACGAACGCGGAGATGGCGACCGGCAACCCGCTCAGCTTCGGGTCGATCCAGACGGCGCTCCTCGCGTGGCAGCACCTGGTGCAGTACAACGGCGGAGTCGTCTACGCCTGGATGGCGAACTCCGTCTTCTACTCCGTCGGCTCCGTCGTCCTGAGCGTCGCGGTCGCCGTTCCCGCCGCGTATGCCCTCGCCACGATGCGCTTCGCCGGGCGCAAGCTCATCCTCACCCTGACGCTCGTGGCGATGGTCGTTCCCGCGACCGCGGTCGTGCTGCCGCTCTTCCTCGAGCTGAACGCCGTCCATCTGACCAACACCGCGGCATCCGTCATCCTGCCCGCCGCCTTCTACCCGTTCGGGGTCTATCTCGCCTACGTCTACTTCGCCACGTCGCTGCCCAGGGAACTTCTCGAGGCCGCCCGGATCGACGGATGCGGGGAGGTGCGCGTCTTCCTGCACACGGCGCTGCCGCTCGCGAAGCCGATCATCGCCATCCTGGTGTTCTTCAGCTTCGTCGCGAACTGGTCGAATTACTTCCTCCCGTTCGTGATGCTGTCCGACACCGGCCTCTACAACCTGCCGGTCGGGCTCGGGAACCTCATCTCCGGTACTGGCGCGCTCAACCCGGCAATGGGCGCCACCGACCTGCCGATCCACTACCCCGAGGCCGCCCTGGCCGGGCTCATCGTGGTGGTGCCCGTGGCCATCCTCTTCATCGCCTTCCAACGCTTCCTCATCCGAGGACTTCTCTCCGGCTCTGTGAAGAGCTGA